The Haloarcula rubripromontorii region CTCGACTTCCTGGACGTCCATCCGTTCCCACGTCTTTGCGAGCCACGGGTACACAGTCCCCGCGGCGTCCTGCGTGATGAGGCTCTCGTAGACGAGTCCGTGGACGTTGCCGGCCGGCGCGCTGGTGCTGTATGACGGGTCGAAGGAATCGATACCCGCACCGAGGCCGAACCTGAGTGTCCCACCGTCCTGAATCTCGTCGACGGACACCGCTGCCCGTTCCCGGACCGGGTCGAGGCTCTGACCACCCTCGCTTTCGCCGTCCCCGCCTCCGTCGCTGCCGGCGCTACAACCGGCGAGCATCACTGCTGTTGCTGCGCCTGCCGACTTGAGGACACGCCGTCGCGTCACTGTATTCGTGTCTGCAGCTGCGTCATAAGGCATTCCCATTGACCTCGAAAGCTGTGTGTTATGTTGCCCTCCCACACACTTATAGCATAACGGCGCTCGGAGTCAGGCAACAATCGGTATGCGCGAGTCCGGGAGCAAACTACATCGGCGCCGATACAGACTCCGCGAGCGAGCTTTCCCCCGACTGCACTGCGCTGGTGTCTGGTCTCCGACCCCTGCGCGCTGTTCGAGACCACGTCTAAAGATGACGGCACGTGGGATTGGTCGTTCAACTTCGTCCTGATGCCGGGCGCTCCCGGTATGAATAACACTGAGCCCCGGTCGAAGCTGGGGCCGACATCTACAGTTGCGATTCGAGTTCGAGCGGCTGTTCAGAACGGCGGGCTGTAATCCTCGTACTCGTCCATCTCCTCCATGTCGTCGGTCTTCGAGGGCATGACCGCAGCGCGCGGCCCGCCGGAGCGGACGACTTCGACGGCTTCGAGTCCGTCGACGCTCTCGGGGAGTCGGCGTTCGATTGCCTTCATCGTCATCGGAGCGATGCCACACCCCGAACACGCACCGCCGATGGCGACGGTGGCCGTGCCTTCGCTCTCGTCGATGTCGCGGACCTCGAAGTTGCCGCCGTGTTGCTGGATCTGCGGGACGTTGTTGCTCAAGTAGTTACGCGTCTGTCGTTCGAGTCCTTCAGCGCTCATAACAATTCTACATTTGCACCATCATATCATAAATCTGGTGCTTTTGGCATACCTAAAATATCGGTATATAGGGCATTGAACGGCAATATTTTGGCCCACAAAATAATTAGTATCCTAATTCTATCAATTTTTCGCACGGCCTAAAACAAGCTTGGTATGGAGTAGCCGCCGCTCAGGCGGCATCCTCATCCGACGCCACCGAGCCACCCTCTGAACCCTCCTGTCGCTGCCTCGTTTCGGCGTCGCAGGGCAGCGTCGCGGCCAATCGCTCCGCGACCATCGGGCTGACCAGACCGGCCAGTTCCATCGCTTCCGTCTCGTGATCGTCGAGATCGAGAACCCCCCGAAAGAACCACGAGACGGTCACGTACGCCTCGTGTAACTCCGCCGCTTCCTCACGCCCTGTCTCTGTTAGCGTCACCCCCTCATATGGCTCGTATGTGACGAGATCCTCCTCCGCGAGTCGCTGGCACATCTCCGTCACCGCCGCCGGCGACCGGTCAAGCAGCTCTCCCAACTTTCCCGGGGCGACTGGCGGTTCGTCCCGGTGCTGTGCGATGTAAATCGCCAGCAGATACTCCGGTGCCGTGCTCATCGCTCCGACGGATTCGTCCGCTTCCCGCCGCTGCCTGTGGCCGTACCTGTCGTCGACTCCCCTGTCGGCTGCTCACCGGTCCCGAAGGCCACCGCGCAGGCCCATGCCCACAGCCGGGCATGCGACTGTTGCGGGCAGTTACCCATTCCCACCATCTCGCTATTTCCGTCCGCACTCATCAGGCAGACGCCCCCGGTACTGTCGGTAGAACACGAGTGGCCGAGCGACCGTTCGTCGGTGGACGCTCAGCATGACGCCCACAACATACGTCGGTACCACGCGAACGGTGTCGATAGCGACCCCGACGATACGAAACGGTCTGCCATCGATCTCTGCGTGGATCTCCCCCCGTTTGTGCTCCGCACTCAGTACCGTCGCCTGCCATATATTTTAGGCTTGCCTAATAATATAAAACGTCTGCGTTTTTAGGACGGCCTAATCCAACCGACAAGGTCGGTAAGCGGGCGCAGTTGAGCCTGTCGTCCAGAGAATCGAATCTATCGCACTGCACTCCGCTTCACTATCGGGAAGTGGTCGCCGCCGTATCGCTGTCTGCATCGACTCGACCAGTCACGATTTCGGAGGATGGATTTGATGCGTGTCCTATTTACTACATTGAGCGTCGAACTCACTACGCTCGCAACTCTACTCGGACGATTTGTTCGTCGAGTGTGTCTCGCTGTCACAGGCCATGAGTGTCGAAACGGTGTTCGCGGTGAGTTCTCCCTCGCCGTCAATTTCTGCTCGCGTCGAGGACTCGTTACAGTCGAAGTTTTTGGGTGTTACTTGCTCAGTCACCGTCGTCTCTGTTCCGAGCACAGCCATCGATAGGGTGTACGTCCCTTTCTCACTGAAGGTGAGCAGTACCGTCCCCCTGGGTTCAACCGTGTAGACCCCATCGAATTGCGTTGTCGAGTCGTTTTCGACGAGGATTCGGGTCGTCCACGTTTTGTCCGACGGGTTCCGAAGCATGAGCGTGTGGCTAAACTCCCCCGTATCTGCGGGTATCGGATCGTGGCCGAGTGTGTACGACGCTAGCTCATCGGTAAGTGCTGTTTCGGTGACAACACCGGGACACGCCATACGCGTGGAAACACTCATCGAATCAAGCGTGTTGTCCTCCTGAATGCTGACTGTCGTTCTGGCCACATTACAGGTGAACTGACCGGGTTCGACCGTAACCTCTTCAGTCGCATCCAGCTCAGGAATCGTCACACAGGTAGTGTACGTATCGAGATCGGTGAGTGACACGACGATGCTTGCGTTCGCTTCGAGTTCCACCGATTCCTCAAACACGGTCTCGT contains the following coding sequences:
- a CDS encoding NifU family protein, with the translated sequence MSAEGLERQTRNYLSNNVPQIQQHGGNFEVRDIDESEGTATVAIGGACSGCGIAPMTMKAIERRLPESVDGLEAVEVVRSGGPRAAVMPSKTDDMEEMDEYEDYSPPF
- a CDS encoding metal-dependent transcriptional regulator — encoded protein: MSTAPEYLLAIYIAQHRDEPPVAPGKLGELLDRSPAAVTEMCQRLAEEDLVTYEPYEGVTLTETGREEAAELHEAYVTVSWFFRGVLDLDDHETEAMELAGLVSPMVAERLAATLPCDAETRQRQEGSEGGSVASDEDAA